The Myripristis murdjan chromosome 11, fMyrMur1.1, whole genome shotgun sequence genomic sequence attaattaatttatttattctgaacTTCTTATCTAATTGTTTAATAATGTTTTGCAAATTATTTCTTCATTCAGAGGCAGTGATGTATCCCAGAGATGTGGCAGGCCACttaaatgaaactaaaataattttattactCTCACTTTAGTGGCCCTTGATGGTCTCTAAATGCTTGTTGTTTTGGcttaaaatggtcaaatttcaAGACATTTTCAATACCAGTGGGAAATACTGTCTATTGGCATGTTCAGTCCAAAAATTGTCTAAAGTGAATTTTCCACTTTCAGGTGGCTGCCGTCCCACTTAAGTCTTCCTGGGTGATGAGCTGTGCTTACGCCCCCTCTGGCAACATGGTGGCCAGCGGCGGTCTGGACAACATGTGTACAGTCTACAACATCAAGGCTGCCAGCCCTAAGACGGTCAGGGAGCTGGACGCACACACTGGTACGGCGGACAGTCACCGGCGCCACTCTGCCTCCctaaaaagaccaaaaaaaaagggtgggATATGCAAAATCACACATGGTTGACaatgcatgtctctctctgttttctctcctgtctaGGTTACCTGTCTTGCTGCCGTTTCCTTAGTGACACTGAGATCCTCACTGCCTCCGGTGACACCACCTGGTGAGTCTGTTGATAAAcgcaacaaaaacagcaaagatttaatggaaaaatattccaCTAAAAGCGTTTTTAGCGATAAAATGCAGCATAGTCTGAAAAACATAAGAAGTTAGTTGTGGAAATTGATTCCTTTCactattgatgcattaacctgcaagaagtattttaatgatctgcgtcctgttggctggtttacaTTCTAACGATGGAgcacatttgatgttttgcatggaaaagcttctgcTGCAAAGTTGCTTCAGCCAACAGATATATGTAGTgcaaaaaaagtacaagatttCCATCTGAAATGTAGTGCAGGAACAGTAGAGTCTCCCcaaatggaaatactcaagtaaagtgaGAGATGggaatttttgattttgattttgattttgattttgatttcaattttaatttcgATTTCAATTTTGGTACCAACACATGATTTTGATACTGGGTCCTGAGCAATAGTTTTTTGATACCAATTTCACAAAAGGCTTGTTATAAAATTGTTTGTATGAGGTTTTCCTTGGTACAAGTATGCTGCATGCTTATTGGCTCTCTGATACTGATGAAATTTACTCGTTAGGTATTGAGATTTGGTACTGAGTGTCCATTTTTTGATGCTCGATTGTATTGAAGCAGTTTGGTCGGTGCCAGAAAAGTATCTAAGTTCGGTAGCCAGCCCTGAGAGAGCACCTAAAAACTGTCCTGAAGTGCAGGAGGCTTATCTCTTGATGCTAAGTTGCTGGTTCCAATCCTCTGATGGTCTGAAGGTGAAGAAAAATCAATGTAGAGGAGCCAAACAAGACGAGTTTTCGCCTTCGCTCAACAGCTATGCAGATGACAAGGCACTTAACATTCCTCAATCTTCCACTTCCTCTTGCTTATCTCACTTGTCTccatttccctctcctcctccatttctctctgttttcctttctctgcctctccttcatcctcctcctcctcctcatcatctccctccctgctcAGCTGTCTGTGGGACCTGGAGACTGGCAAGCAGAAGGTCATCTTCACCAACCACATTGGAGACTGCATGACTCTGGCTCTGTCCCCTGACATGAACATGTTCATCTCTGGAGCCTGCGACTCGCTGGCCAAGCTGTGGGACATGAGAGAGGGAACCTGCAAGCAGACCTTCTCAGGACACACCAGCGACATCAACGCCATCTCTGTgaggagtacacacacacacacacgtatttaCATGGGTATGCATAGAGAAAATGTCCCTTGTATTGCATTATATGCAGAAGAAACTGCCTTTTTAGTGGCTGGCTTCTAAAATGCAGGAAAAGTTATgatctttccattttttttggcaaacaaGAGCTaatctgttttttaaatcataaacacaaaaagGCCAAAGTTGCTTCTCTTGTAGTCTAACTCACCATTAACAATTAGAATTTGCCAGTATGAGGCTGATTTACAAAACTCCGCCTATCTGATGCCCCAAGTTGGCAAAAACAAATCATACTAAGATCAGTTTGATCTATGTGACCAGtctggtgtacacacacacacacacacacacacacacacacacacaggccacacactgatacaacctcaaaaaaaaaaacaaaaaaaaaaaaacatggctaaaGCACCGTGGAAATAAAATCAGGCCTTCAGTATTACAAATATGCACAGGGTATTTTGCAAATGTGCACCCAGTGGATTTTCACTTGGCAAATATAGACATGGAGTCAAAAATCTCAGTGCACATTTGCAATAATAATCCAGATTTCATTTCCATAATGcatgagaaaagcaacacataaaacacaccaaGTCGAGTGTAAATAATTATTCTGCAAAGGTAGtggagaaaaaatattacaaaaaaattaaagaccACACACTTGCAGTTTCAAAGAGGCTGTGGGGGTTCACAACTTTACGTTTAACTATTTACCACTCAGATAACTGGTGAATTCAAGGTCATGTGATGCTGAGAGTCTAACTAAAGTGTATTTTGAAGCTTATAAACATGTCAAAAGTTTACGGTCCAACTCACCATGGTGATTTGACATAACATCATCAAATCTCAGTGCTGAAAATAATAATGCCTCAGTTGCATTTCTATTTGTCTGAGGTCAAATTTCTGACATCTCGTGAAGTAGCAGCTGAAATTGATGTTCACCATTTATGCCACAAACTTACAATTGAAAAGAAATTACTGACTGAAAAAAgtagttttacagttttgatttgatttgattggctcacAGATGCTGTGTATGGTGAGATAGCAGGGACAAAATTCATCAACAGGCAAAGGTTGCTTATGACCAAGGTGTTTTAAAGTGACTGTCTTAACAAGTCACTGGGTGATGGGTGACCTCATTGATTTATCCACCAAGAAAAAGAGTTTTGAAGATATTCGGCAGGCGGTGGCTGGTGGGGTCAGATCCCACCTGAACGGCACAGGAACATCAGCTGTTCCCTTCTCTTTCCCCCTCAGTTCTTCCACTCTGGAAATGCGATCATCACAGGCTCTGACGACTGCTCCTGCAAGATGTACGACCTGCGCTCCGACCAGGAGGTGATCACCTACCAGGACTCCAGCCTGAACTCTGGCGTCACGTCATTGGCTCTTTCCCTGTCGGGCCGCCTCATTTTCGCCGGCTATGACGACTTCAACTGCCACATCTGGGATTCGCTGAAGGGAGAGAAAGTCGGTGAGTAACACGGCAGTATTTAAAACACGCAACATGGACAGCAGAAGCACTGCAAACGAGAAGACACAAGGCAGAGGCCCACCCCAAGCGTCCCACCAGGTTTCATGATGCGATTGGAGGCCGaggccctgtttgtgctaagtcCCGCCCCTTTAGGCAACTTTTATGTCCCAGGACACGCCCCCTTTTGGCCATTCAGCACAGACAGCTGGTCAGTGCTGCTTTAACCAGTGACCAACCTTCCTACTGGGTTTCATGATCTATATCTGTTGAATGTGTCACAGGcatgaaaaacatttaattttttacaaTCTATTTTAGCAACTGCATGAAAAGAGTGGAGGCCATAACAgagatactgaaaaaaaaaaattactttgtcTGTTATCAAAAAATGCCACACCTGCAGTGAGACCATCGCGGACACCAAcactttttatcttttcttctgTCCCATCCTCTCCAGTCTCACCACACcttattatttcattaatttgctctctcctcttcctctcctcctcctctcctctcctcttttctttcctcctctcctctcctcctcaggtgTGCTGTCCGGTCATGACAACAGGGTGAGCTGCACTGGCGTTCCCGGCGACGGCATGGGCATCTGCACAGGATCCTGGGACAGTTTCCTGAAGCTGTGGAACTGAGCCGGACCAAAacactgagagagggagaggaagaggaggaggaggaggagaaggaggagaggaagaggaggaggaggggatatAGGGAGataggagaggagatgaggagagaaaagaagttAGGAGTTAGAGGGTTCTGgggtcttcctctctctctctctctctctctgtcctttgttTTATGCAAAAACACGAGCGGCTGTGAATGGGACTTCATAGGACGCACTGTACTGTAAAAATGGCATCACGGAAACAGTGCACAATGCATCCCGCTGTATGTACATGAGAGTTTTTACAATGACTtaacatcaaaaaataaataaaaaataaaataaaataaaaaaaatagcacattaTTGCAAGTGAATACTGAGGAGAGAGTAAGCTCGTATTGTATCTAAGGTGAGAAAAATGTCAATGAAACACATTTAGATTTTGGACAATAAAAGGAAGAAAACGTGAATATTGAAAATGCAGATTACTACTGAACATGATCCGATACGTAGAGttacaaatttatttttattgtactttGACCTGTATAAGACCCCACACTTACTTAGATGGAAGATGATATgtaaatttatttgtattttatagTTATAACACGTTAGTAATGCAGAGTTGATGTACAGTGccgtttattttctttttctttttctttttctttttttttttttggaggcgGGAGGGCACGCATTTCCAGATCATGTCTACAGCTGCTAATGTTGGGTCACTGCTAACCAGACGTTGATCCAAAATGGCTGCCGCGCTTCCTGTTTCACTGTGCAGATCCAGTGGTTTCCCCCTGACAAGCGTTGGGGTCGGGCCGCCGCCGTCTAAACCGACTGTGTGGTGCGGCCGCTTTGGCTCCTTGTCTTCAGGGAAcggataaaattaaaaaaaggcagcaggctgacaaacacactgcaaacttTATTGTACGTACTCCCCAGATTTCAACTGCATTTTGTAGTACTTTTACACTTCTGCAGTACCTCtgtaaaaaagatgaaatgtttgaaaatgtttctaATAAATAGAATTCTGCATTAACAACATGgcggagtctgtgtgtgtgtgtgtgtgtgtgtgtgtgtgtgtgtgtgtgtgtgtgtgtgtgtgtgagggaaacaCTGTGGTGGAGTTAAAGCAAAGGCCTCGATGATTTCTTGTTATTGCCTAAAACACGCCGGTTTCCAGTCCTTGAATCTAAAAATCCGGGTTGCCAGGTTTTCAAAAGTGATCAAATCTGAAAATTGAGggtttttcaaaacaaagtttcTGATCCTGAAGATCTGGGAGTGGATTTTGTAATCTAATCCAACCTTGAAGCAGGATTAAATGCTGTGTTTGggtttttcaaaaagaaaaatctggatAAATTTCATACCAAAAAATTAACTAACTTTGATAAAGCGAGAAGAACTGATTCAGAGCGGACTGACAAACGATTTAAAGTTTGAGCCCTTAAGAAACACAGGATTACTGAGTCTCTGCTCactgaaatgaatttaaaaCACTCAAGATTTTCAGAATTCACtgtgaaaagcagcagcactgccatAGCCATCACAACAGCCTGGACGGACCAGGAGAAATGCTGGAGCGACCCTTTATTAACAAATGATCATTAAAATGGTTTGTTATGGAAATACATAAGTGCACATGTTGCTGTTGTGTCCAAAGATTAAATTGTATTTAGTCTGTGAAGAATAAAAGTAACTCCTCTCTTAAAAAAGTAGATCATTAATGATTTCTCTCCATCAAATCAGTTCTTATGAGGTCCCAGTCCAGATTTTGAAAAACTGGGTCAttaacgataaaaaaaaaaaaaagggattagATTATCCATACCACTCTGGTGAATAGTTTAGACTGCAGGAGAAGTCACAAAgggacattttgaaagctgaaatgATTCAGCTGCAAAACTCAAAACAATCTGCCGCCCGAGTccaagacagaaagacagaaatatggaaatataacataacacaacaaaactgtGCATTAGTTTGGTGGCAGTGATGCAGAGCCTGGGCTAAACTGACTTCCAGACAGTTATCATGATAAAGCTGcataaacatatttatataGAGATAAACAtgataatacaaaataatacaatgtataataatataaaaagaataaatgtaTATAAGTAGGCCTATATTAGAGTATAAAAGTATATTAAAAAATCACTTGTGCTTGTGTAAGTGCTTttttgatcctttttttttttcaacattaaatGCATTTAAGAGGTACTGAAGTCTGACTTTATGTGTATCTAATTTCACTGAGTCGCCTGCAACTCACTACGATTTTTTGGGACTCCTTAAAGcataaaaacccaaacaaacaaacaaggaaaaatacaCAGGTAGCATTTATATGGTTTATTCTTACAGCATGTCTCATTTTGATGATATTTACTGTGATGCATTCTATGGTTATCAGAATTAatgtcagggtttttttttatgtgtgtgtgtgtgt encodes the following:
- the gnb3b gene encoding guanine nucleotide-binding protein G(I)/G(S)/G(T) subunit beta-3b; this translates as MAAEKAEMDKLKKECDGLRAQIETARKAVADTTMSGAAGGVASVGRVQLKNRKTLKGHLAKIYAMHWATDSRQMVSASQDGKLLIWDTFTGNKVAAVPLKSSWVMSCAYAPSGNMVASGGLDNMCTVYNIKAASPKTVRELDAHTGYLSCCRFLSDTEILTASGDTTCCLWDLETGKQKVIFTNHIGDCMTLALSPDMNMFISGACDSLAKLWDMREGTCKQTFSGHTSDINAISFFHSGNAIITGSDDCSCKMYDLRSDQEVITYQDSSLNSGVTSLALSLSGRLIFAGYDDFNCHIWDSLKGEKVGVLSGHDNRVSCTGVPGDGMGICTGSWDSFLKLWN